In one Melaminivora jejuensis genomic region, the following are encoded:
- a CDS encoding IS5 family transposase (programmed frameshift), translating into MAKAHANSWEVTDEFWKLVEPLVPQPVRDPGKHYERAAGAGRPAKPPRLVFEAIMYVLRTGCQWKALPAERFGSASAIHHKFMLWSKAGFFENLWKAGLAEYDDCEGIAWRWQSIDGAMFKAPLAQEAVGRNPTDRGKKRGSKRHLLVDGRGVPLSLVVTGANAHDVTQLEAVLSCCMVKRPTPKQRRSKHLCADAGYPGKNAMKIILAHGYIPHVVGRKSEAEHKKRDPKKKARRWVVEPCHGWFNRFRKLLVRYEKLEHTFLALNHLAAAIIALRKIHLPVNIIYG; encoded by the exons ATGGCCAAGGCGCATGCCAATTCGTGGGAGGTAACGGACGAGTTCTGGAAACTGGTAGAGCCGCTGGTGCCACAGCCAGTGCGCGATCCAGGCAAGCACTACGAACGCGCAGCCGGGGCGGGCCGCCCCGCAAAACCGCCACGGCTGGTGTTCGAGGCCATCATGTATGTGCTGCGCACAGGCTGCCAGTGGAAGGCGCTGCCGGCTGAACGCTTTGGCAGCGCCAGCGCGATCCATCACAAGTTCATGCTGTGGTCCAAGGCCGGGTTCTTCGAGAACCTGTGGAAGGCAGGGCTGGCCGAATACGACGACTGTGAAGGCATCGCCTGGCGCTGGCAGAGCATCGACGGCGCCATGTTCAAGGCGCCCTTGGCGCAGGAAGCTGTGGGGCGCAACCCGACGGATCGGGGAAAAAAAAG AGGCAGCAAGCGTCACCTGCTGGTGGACGGGCGTGGCGTCCCGTTGTCGCTCGTCGTGACCGGGGCGAACGCGCACGACGTGACGCAACTTGAGGCCGTGTTGTCTTGCTGCATGGTCAAACGCCCCACGCCCAAGCAGCGGCGCAGCAAGCACCTATGTGCTGATGCGGGCTACCCGGGCAAGAACGCCATGAAGATCATTCTGGCCCACGGCTATATCCCGCATGTGGTGGGCCGCAAAAGCGAGGCAGAGCACAAAAAGCGTGATCCGAAGAAAAAAGCGCGCCGTTGGGTTGTGGAGCCTTGCCATGGCTGGTTCAACCGGTTCAGGAAATTACTGGTGCGCTACGAGAAGCTGGAGCACACGTTCCTCGCACTCAACCATCTCGCCGCCGCCATCATCGCGCTGCGGAAAATCCACCTGCCCGTTAATATTATTTACGGATAA
- a CDS encoding ATP-dependent helicase: MSGLNLAQLQAVHHTQGPCLVLAGAGSGKTRVITHKIARLIETGLQPRRIAAITFTNKAAAEMRERASGLIGRAARDVLVCTFHALGVRLVREDGHVLGLKPNFSILDQDDVTSILKDCAGGTADAATARQWQWAISGWKNQGWDARRALAMAQDDHERNIALIMQRYEERLAAYQSVDFDDLIGLPMRLLKHHSEVRQKWQRLLGHVLVDEYQDTNATQYELLKLLVGERAHFTAVGDDDQSIYGWRGATLDNLKKLPVDFPQLKVIKLEQNYRSTSAILRAANHVIGPNPKLFPKTLFSELGEGEPVRVLDCNNEEHEAERAVARILSLRAGANPPPAWKSFAILYRANHQAKPFEKALRRASIPYKVSGGTSFFDRAEIRDLCAWFRLWINNDDDPAFLRAVATPRRGIGHTTLGALGQFAAQHRTSLFGALFNAMLAAALPKRALDGLAEFGRLINELEYRARHTHGAEAARTFLADWLQDIGYEQYLHDSEDSEKVAAARWSNVLEFCDWMAQRAGGQEGDAAGASTQRETKSLLEVAQTIALLSTISEREQEQDMVVLSTLHASKGLEWPHVILAGATEGMLPFKLDDDEGRQQQLAEDVAARLQEERRLMYVGITRAQRTLAVSWTKKRKKGREMVACQPSRFIAEMKLDAATAREDPREKLRQLRAEFAARAVGEVGR, translated from the coding sequence ATGTCCGGTCTGAACCTGGCCCAGCTGCAAGCCGTCCACCACACCCAAGGCCCCTGCCTGGTGCTGGCCGGAGCCGGCTCGGGCAAGACGCGCGTCATCACGCACAAGATCGCCCGGCTGATCGAGACCGGCCTGCAGCCCCGGCGCATCGCCGCCATCACCTTCACCAACAAGGCCGCCGCCGAGATGCGCGAGCGCGCATCCGGCCTGATCGGGCGCGCCGCCCGGGACGTGCTGGTATGCACCTTCCACGCCCTGGGCGTGCGCCTGGTGCGCGAGGACGGCCACGTGCTGGGGCTCAAGCCCAATTTCAGCATCCTGGATCAGGACGATGTGACCAGCATCCTCAAGGACTGCGCCGGCGGCACCGCCGACGCGGCTACCGCGCGCCAGTGGCAATGGGCCATCAGCGGCTGGAAGAACCAGGGCTGGGACGCGCGCCGGGCGCTGGCCATGGCCCAGGACGACCACGAGCGCAACATCGCTCTGATCATGCAGCGCTACGAAGAGCGCCTGGCCGCCTATCAGAGCGTGGACTTCGACGACCTGATCGGCCTGCCCATGCGCCTGCTCAAGCACCACTCCGAGGTGCGCCAGAAGTGGCAGCGCCTGCTGGGTCATGTGCTGGTCGATGAATACCAGGACACCAACGCCACGCAGTACGAGCTGCTCAAGCTGCTGGTGGGCGAGCGGGCGCACTTCACCGCCGTGGGCGACGACGACCAGAGCATCTACGGCTGGCGCGGCGCCACGCTGGACAACCTCAAAAAACTGCCGGTGGACTTCCCGCAGCTCAAGGTCATCAAGCTGGAGCAGAACTACCGCTCGACCAGCGCCATCCTGCGCGCGGCCAACCACGTCATCGGGCCGAATCCCAAGCTGTTTCCGAAGACGCTGTTTTCCGAGCTGGGCGAGGGCGAGCCGGTGCGCGTGCTGGACTGCAACAACGAGGAGCACGAGGCCGAGCGTGCCGTGGCGCGCATCCTGTCCTTGCGCGCCGGCGCCAACCCGCCGCCGGCCTGGAAGAGCTTTGCCATCCTCTACCGCGCCAACCACCAGGCCAAGCCGTTCGAAAAAGCGCTGCGCCGCGCCAGCATTCCCTACAAGGTCTCGGGCGGCACGTCGTTTTTCGACCGCGCCGAGATCCGCGACCTGTGCGCCTGGTTCCGGCTGTGGATCAACAACGACGACGACCCGGCCTTTTTGCGCGCCGTGGCCACGCCCAGACGCGGCATCGGCCACACCACGCTGGGCGCCCTGGGCCAGTTCGCCGCGCAGCACCGCACCAGCCTGTTCGGCGCGCTGTTCAACGCCATGCTGGCCGCAGCACTCCCCAAGCGCGCGCTCGACGGCCTGGCCGAGTTCGGCCGCCTCATCAACGAGCTGGAATACCGCGCCCGCCACACCCACGGGGCCGAGGCGGCGCGCACGTTTCTCGCCGACTGGCTGCAGGACATCGGCTACGAGCAGTACCTGCACGACAGCGAGGACAGCGAAAAAGTCGCCGCCGCGCGCTGGAGCAACGTGCTGGAGTTCTGCGACTGGATGGCCCAGCGCGCCGGCGGGCAGGAGGGCGACGCCGCCGGCGCCAGCACGCAGCGCGAGACCAAAAGCCTGCTGGAAGTCGCGCAGACCATTGCCCTGCTGTCCACCATCTCCGAACGCGAACAGGAGCAGGACATGGTAGTGCTCTCGACCCTGCACGCCAGCAAGGGCCTGGAGTGGCCGCACGTCATCCTGGCCGGCGCCACCGAGGGCATGTTGCCCTTCAAGCTGGACGACGACGAAGGCCGCCAGCAGCAGCTGGCCGAAGACGTGGCCGCCCGGCTGCAGGAGGAGCGCCGGCTGATGTACGTCGGCATCACCCGCGCGCAGCGCACCCTGGCCGTGAGCTGGACGAAAAAGCGCAAGAAAGGCCGCGAGATGGTGGCCTGCCAGCCCAGCCGCTTCATCGCCGAGATGAAACTCGACGCCGCCACCGCGCGCGAAGACCCGCGCGAGAAACTGCGCCAGTTGCGCGCCGAGTTCGCCGCCCGGGCGGTGGGAGAGGTTGGGCGTTGA
- a CDS encoding AEC family transporter: MLSILSVTFPFFALVLAGYGATRRGLLPLPAIAGLNSFVLYFALPCMLYRFGAHTPVAQLLDARVAAVYLASGLLMVLGAVAATRARWGWNDAAFGALVAAFPNSGFMGVPLLVALLGEDSAGTVIPTMALDMIVTSSLCVALSRLSLGGGSAARALRLALRGVLANPLPWAIALGGLASASSFELPGPLDQTVAMLAAAASPVALFTIGAVLARSQMSLHEQVPARDYVPLALAKLLAHPLLVWLGCQALRLAGWPLPPLAETTLVLVAALPSASNVSLLAERFEAHGGRIARIILVSTALAFGTFSVAVAWLT, encoded by the coding sequence GTGCTGTCCATCCTGTCCGTCACTTTTCCCTTCTTCGCCCTGGTGCTGGCCGGCTATGGCGCCACGCGCCGGGGGCTGCTGCCGCTGCCTGCCATCGCCGGCCTGAACAGCTTCGTGCTGTACTTTGCCCTGCCGTGCATGTTGTATCGCTTCGGCGCGCATACGCCCGTGGCGCAGCTGCTCGATGCGCGCGTGGCCGCCGTCTATCTGGCCAGCGGCCTGCTCATGGTGCTGGGCGCGGTGGCGGCCACGCGCGCGCGCTGGGGCTGGAACGATGCCGCCTTCGGCGCGCTGGTGGCTGCCTTTCCGAACTCGGGCTTCATGGGCGTGCCGCTGCTGGTGGCGCTGCTGGGCGAGGACAGCGCCGGCACGGTGATCCCGACCATGGCGCTGGACATGATCGTGACCTCCTCGCTGTGCGTGGCGCTGTCGCGCCTGTCGCTGGGCGGGGGCAGCGCCGCCCGCGCGCTGCGCCTGGCACTGCGCGGCGTACTGGCCAATCCGCTGCCCTGGGCCATCGCCCTGGGCGGGCTGGCGTCCGCCAGCTCCTTCGAGCTGCCCGGGCCGCTGGATCAGACCGTGGCCATGCTGGCCGCCGCTGCCTCGCCGGTGGCCCTGTTCACCATCGGCGCGGTGCTGGCGCGCTCGCAGATGAGTCTGCACGAGCAGGTGCCGGCGCGCGACTACGTGCCGCTGGCGCTGGCCAAGTTGCTGGCGCATCCGCTGCTGGTCTGGCTGGGCTGCCAGGCGCTGCGGCTGGCCGGCTGGCCGCTGCCGCCGCTGGCCGAGACCACGCTGGTGCTGGTGGCGGCGCTGCCCAGCGCCAGCAATGTCTCGCTGCTGGCCGAGCGCTTCGAGGCGCACGGCGGGCGCATCGCCCGCATCATCCTGGTCAGCACGGCGCTGGCCTTCGGCACCTTCTCGGTGGCGGTGGCCTGGCTGACCTGA
- a CDS encoding phospholipase A codes for MTTLTRIALSCALSAAALPTLAQPSPAAPDMGSSAQAGWRQCAALDADQARLACFDQWAGGQPAPTAPGVPQASSWNADPGAATPVLTLAPAAVPPAPPIEITLADGCRDEQHSTLARFWELEDATDCGKLRFRGYRPMSVSVVAASSVNRQPLSENPINSAGSSVDYRSTEMRVQLSVRTKLATGLLPTRGGLRDSLWAGYTQQSYWQLFSPGISRPFRNTDHEPEVMYVYPTDAKLPFGWRWRYSGIGLVHQSNGQSDPLSRSWNRTYLMTGLELDDRFSLTARVWKRIKEGGDKDNNPGIVEHIGRAEFALGWNVNRDHRLTLTTRHALAGSARGSVRLDWMQVLGGQLVGPRSNLRLHTQLFSGYGDSLVDYNRKRTVFSVGLSLVDF; via the coding sequence ATGACTACCCTGACCCGCATTGCCCTGAGCTGCGCCCTGTCCGCCGCAGCACTGCCGACCCTGGCCCAGCCCAGTCCCGCCGCCCCGGACATGGGCAGCAGCGCCCAGGCCGGCTGGCGCCAGTGTGCCGCCCTGGACGCGGATCAGGCGCGCCTGGCCTGCTTCGACCAGTGGGCTGGCGGGCAGCCGGCGCCGACCGCGCCGGGCGTCCCGCAGGCATCCTCCTGGAATGCCGACCCCGGCGCCGCTACACCCGTGCTCACGCTGGCCCCGGCTGCCGTACCGCCGGCCCCGCCCATCGAGATCACCCTGGCCGACGGCTGCCGCGACGAGCAGCACAGCACGCTGGCGCGCTTTTGGGAGCTGGAAGATGCCACCGACTGCGGCAAGCTGCGCTTTCGCGGCTACCGGCCCATGAGCGTGTCGGTGGTGGCGGCCAGCAGCGTCAACCGCCAGCCCCTGTCGGAAAACCCCATCAACAGCGCCGGCTCCAGCGTGGACTACCGCAGCACCGAAATGCGCGTGCAGCTGTCGGTGCGCACCAAGCTGGCCACCGGCCTGCTGCCCACGCGCGGCGGCCTGCGCGACTCGCTGTGGGCCGGCTACACCCAGCAGTCGTACTGGCAGCTGTTCTCGCCCGGCATCTCGCGCCCGTTTCGCAACACCGACCACGAGCCAGAGGTCATGTACGTCTATCCGACCGACGCCAAATTGCCCTTTGGCTGGCGCTGGCGCTACAGCGGCATCGGCCTGGTACACCAGTCCAACGGCCAGAGCGACCCGCTGTCGCGCAGCTGGAACCGCACCTACCTGATGACCGGCCTGGAGCTCGATGACCGCTTCAGCCTCACGGCCCGCGTGTGGAAGCGCATCAAGGAAGGCGGCGACAAGGACAACAACCCGGGCATCGTCGAGCACATCGGCCGCGCCGAGTTCGCCCTGGGCTGGAACGTCAACCGCGACCACCGCCTGACGCTGACCACACGCCACGCCCTGGCCGGCAGCGCGCGCGGCTCGGTGCGGCTGGACTGGATGCAGGTGCTGGGCGGACAGCTGGTCGGCCCGCGCAGCAACCTGCGGCTGCACACGCAGCTGTTTTCGGGCTATGGCGACAGCCTGGTGGACTACAACAGGAAGCGCACCGTCTTCAGCGTCGGCCTGAGCCTGGTCGATTTCTGA